The following coding sequences lie in one Maribacter forsetii DSM 18668 genomic window:
- the ilvC gene encoding ketol-acid reductoisomerase — MANYFNTLSLRDKLTQLGKCRFMDSSEFADGVNALKGKKIVIVGCGAQGLNQGLNMRDSGLDIAYTLRDAAIKEKRQSFVNATENGFTVGTYEELIPTADVVINLTPDKQHTAVVGAVMPLMKKGATLSYSHGFNIVEEGTQVREDLTVIMVAPKSPGSEVREEYKRGFGVPTLIAVHPENDPEGKGLAQAKAYAAGTGGHRAGVLESSFVAEVKSDLMGEQTILCGLLQTGSILCFDKMIEKGIDAGYASKLIQYGWETITEGMKYGGITHMMDRLSNPAKVKAFELSEELKDIMRPLFQKHMDDIMTGHFSKTMMEDWANDDKNLLTWRAATGETAFEKTPAGSQEITEQEFYDNGVLMVAMVRAGVELAFEAMTESGIIAESAYYESLHETPLIANTIARKKLFEMNRVISDTAEYGCYLFDHACKPLLTDFMKGIDTDVIGTNFSGDIDNDVDNAQLIAINKALRTHPVEIVGTRLRESMTAMKPIV, encoded by the coding sequence ATGGCCAATTATTTTAATACGCTATCATTAAGAGATAAATTAACGCAACTTGGAAAATGCCGCTTCATGGATTCATCTGAGTTTGCAGATGGCGTAAATGCTTTAAAAGGCAAAAAAATTGTAATCGTAGGTTGTGGTGCACAAGGTTTAAACCAAGGGTTGAACATGAGAGATTCTGGTTTAGATATCGCTTACACACTTCGTGATGCTGCTATAAAAGAAAAAAGACAATCTTTTGTAAATGCAACTGAAAACGGATTTACAGTGGGTACCTACGAGGAATTGATTCCTACTGCTGATGTTGTAATCAACCTTACCCCAGACAAACAGCATACCGCCGTAGTAGGGGCTGTTATGCCATTAATGAAAAAAGGTGCTACACTGTCTTATTCTCACGGTTTTAATATTGTAGAGGAAGGTACACAGGTTCGTGAAGATTTGACTGTGATTATGGTAGCTCCTAAAAGTCCTGGTTCTGAGGTAAGGGAAGAGTATAAGAGAGGGTTTGGCGTACCGACTTTAATTGCGGTTCACCCTGAGAATGATCCAGAAGGTAAAGGTTTAGCACAAGCAAAAGCCTATGCTGCTGGTACAGGTGGTCATAGAGCCGGTGTATTAGAGTCTTCTTTCGTTGCTGAGGTAAAATCAGATTTAATGGGAGAGCAAACTATTCTTTGTGGTTTGTTGCAAACAGGTTCTATTCTTTGTTTCGATAAAATGATTGAAAAAGGAATTGATGCTGGTTATGCTTCTAAATTAATCCAATACGGATGGGAAACTATCACTGAAGGAATGAAGTATGGTGGTATTACACACATGATGGATCGTCTTTCAAATCCTGCTAAAGTAAAGGCATTTGAATTATCAGAAGAATTAAAAGATATTATGCGTCCGTTGTTTCAAAAGCATATGGATGATATTATGACCGGTCATTTCTCAAAAACGATGATGGAAGATTGGGCAAATGATGATAAGAACTTATTAACGTGGAGAGCTGCAACTGGTGAAACGGCTTTTGAGAAAACTCCTGCAGGTAGCCAAGAGATTACCGAGCAAGAGTTTTACGACAACGGTGTGTTAATGGTAGCCATGGTAAGAGCTGGTGTTGAGTTGGCTTTTGAGGCAATGACGGAATCTGGTATTATTGCCGAGTCTGCATATTACGAGTCTTTACATGAAACTCCATTGATAGCGAATACAATTGCTCGTAAGAAATTGTTTGAAATGAACCGTGTTATTTCTGATACTGCAGAATATGGTTGTTATCTTTTTGATCATGCATGTAAGCCATTATTGACTGATTTCATGAAGGGAATTGATACTGATGTAATTGGTACTAATTTCTCTGGAGATATTGATAATGACGTTGATAATGCACAGTTAATTGCTATAAATAAGGCATTACGTACGCATCCGGTAGAAATAGTTGGTACTCGTTTACGTGAGTCAATGACAGCAATGAAGCCTATCGTATAG
- the ilvA gene encoding threonine ammonia-lyase, protein MKGSKPAYFPKLDDVLQAAQTIAEISEVTPLTDSIRLSKQYNCQVRLKREDLQRVRSYKIRGAFNKISSLTEEERAKGVICASAGNHAQGVAFACFHLKIKGTIYMPSVTPKQKVEQTKLFGGEWVEIVLEGDTFDDASMAARTYGDKHGKIFVHPFDDPKIIEGQATVGLELISQSKTPIDYLFVCIGGGGLASGLISVFSELSPDTKIIGVEPKGAPSMKTSIDTGEVVSLDHIDKFIDGAAVKKVGNLTYAICNYYLDNMITVDEGKACQTILDLYNRDAIVVEPAGALSIAALDDYKDEIAGKNVVCIIGGSNNDITRTAEIKERALLYGKLKHYFIIRFPQRPGALKEFVVDILGPTDDITHFEYSKKSSRENAPAVVGIELKNPDDLKPLIERMKSNNFYGEYINDKPDLFEYLV, encoded by the coding sequence ATGAAAGGGTCAAAGCCGGCATATTTTCCAAAATTAGATGATGTCTTACAAGCTGCACAAACCATTGCTGAAATTTCAGAAGTTACTCCGCTAACAGATAGTATTCGTTTGTCAAAACAATATAATTGTCAAGTTCGTTTAAAGCGTGAAGATTTACAGCGAGTACGTTCTTATAAAATTAGAGGTGCCTTTAATAAAATAAGCTCCTTAACTGAAGAAGAGCGGGCAAAAGGTGTCATTTGTGCAAGTGCAGGTAATCATGCCCAGGGCGTGGCATTTGCTTGCTTTCATTTAAAAATCAAAGGTACTATTTATATGCCATCTGTTACACCAAAGCAAAAAGTTGAACAAACGAAACTGTTTGGTGGCGAATGGGTTGAAATAGTTTTGGAAGGCGATACTTTTGATGATGCCTCAATGGCTGCTAGAACTTATGGTGATAAACACGGAAAAATATTTGTACATCCGTTCGATGACCCTAAAATTATAGAGGGTCAGGCCACAGTTGGTCTTGAGTTGATTTCGCAATCAAAAACACCTATAGATTATCTTTTTGTTTGCATTGGCGGTGGTGGTCTAGCATCTGGACTTATTAGTGTTTTTAGTGAGCTTTCGCCGGATACAAAAATTATTGGTGTTGAACCTAAAGGTGCTCCGTCTATGAAAACATCAATAGATACGGGAGAAGTAGTTTCGCTTGATCATATAGATAAGTTTATTGATGGTGCAGCGGTCAAAAAAGTAGGTAACTTAACCTATGCTATCTGTAACTATTATTTAGATAACATGATTACGGTAGATGAAGGCAAAGCATGCCAAACTATTCTAGATCTTTATAATAGGGATGCTATTGTGGTTGAACCTGCTGGAGCTTTATCTATTGCAGCTTTAGATGATTATAAAGATGAAATTGCTGGTAAAAATGTAGTGTGTATTATTGGTGGTAGTAATAATGATATCACTAGAACGGCTGAAATTAAGGAAAGAGCATTATTATATGGAAAACTAAAGCATTATTTTATTATTAGATTCCCTCAAAGACCAGGAGCCTTAAAAGAGTTTGTGGTTGACATTCTTGGACCTACGGATGACATTACCCATTTCGAGTATTCAAAGAAATCTAGTAGAGAAAATGCGCCGGCAGTGGTAGGTATAGAATTAAAGAATCCAGACGACTTGAAGCCATTGATAGAACGCATGAAATCTAACAATTTCTATGGAGAATATATAAATGATAAACCGGACTTGTTTGAATATTTGGTTTAA
- a CDS encoding NADP-dependent glyceraldehyde-3-phosphate dehydrogenase codes for MSDIKIPEEFQITSTIDQKHYLVNGELKEWKGDTTEVYSTISSTKEYKPTLLGTIPDLQEAEALDALDGALKAYDKGQGVWPTMHVKDRIECMEVFVSKMKTKREEVVKLLMWEIGKSLPDSQKEFDRTVEYIEDTIEDYKQLDRDAAKFTKHDGVYAHIKRGPLGVVLCLGPYNYPLNETFALLIPAIIMGNTTIFKPAKHGVLLITPLLEAFQTSFPKGVVNVLFGRGRTVAAPIMQTGKVDVLALIGNSKSANALQDQHPKSNRLRLVLGLEAKNPAIILPDADLDLTINECLAGTLSFNGQRCTALKVVYVHEEISAEFNKNFAGKVDELKFGNPWEDGVKLTPLPEPDKAAYIQGLIDDALSKGAKIINKKGGKHFDNYIWPAVLYPVTKDMRVYQEEQFGPIIPIVPFSDIEEPLDDMAESNYGQQVSLFGKDVYALSPLIDTLVNLVCRVNLNSSCQRGPDVYPFTGRKDSAQATLSVHDALRSFSIRTFVAFKDNELNTEIIQNLLEAKLSNFVSTDYIL; via the coding sequence ATGAGCGATATTAAGATTCCAGAAGAATTTCAAATTACATCAACTATAGACCAAAAACATTATTTGGTCAACGGAGAATTAAAGGAATGGAAGGGTGATACTACAGAAGTATATTCTACCATTTCTTCAACAAAAGAATACAAACCAACATTATTGGGCACTATTCCAGATTTGCAAGAGGCAGAAGCGTTAGATGCCTTAGATGGTGCCTTAAAAGCATATGATAAAGGGCAAGGAGTGTGGCCAACAATGCATGTTAAAGATCGTATTGAATGTATGGAGGTTTTCGTTTCAAAAATGAAAACTAAAAGAGAAGAGGTAGTTAAATTGTTAATGTGGGAGATTGGTAAATCTTTACCAGATTCTCAGAAAGAATTTGACCGTACCGTTGAATATATTGAAGATACTATTGAAGACTATAAACAATTAGATCGTGATGCTGCAAAGTTTACAAAACACGATGGTGTGTATGCGCATATTAAAAGAGGACCTTTAGGTGTTGTATTATGTTTAGGACCTTACAACTATCCGTTAAATGAAACTTTTGCTTTGTTGATTCCTGCAATTATTATGGGAAACACCACCATCTTTAAGCCAGCAAAGCATGGGGTTTTATTGATTACTCCACTTTTAGAAGCTTTTCAAACAAGTTTTCCAAAAGGTGTGGTAAATGTATTATTTGGCCGCGGTAGAACTGTTGCTGCACCAATTATGCAAACAGGTAAAGTAGATGTACTGGCTTTAATAGGCAATAGTAAATCTGCAAATGCGCTACAGGATCAACACCCAAAGAGCAATAGACTACGTTTAGTACTAGGTCTAGAGGCTAAGAACCCTGCAATTATTTTACCAGATGCTGATTTGGATTTAACCATAAATGAATGTTTGGCAGGTACCTTGTCTTTTAACGGTCAACGTTGTACTGCATTGAAAGTGGTGTATGTTCATGAAGAAATCAGTGCGGAGTTCAATAAGAATTTTGCCGGTAAAGTAGATGAGTTGAAATTTGGAAATCCTTGGGAAGACGGAGTAAAATTAACTCCATTACCAGAACCGGATAAGGCTGCCTATATTCAAGGTTTAATTGATGATGCGCTTTCAAAAGGTGCAAAGATCATCAACAAAAAAGGAGGTAAGCATTTTGATAATTATATATGGCCTGCTGTTCTTTACCCTGTTACTAAAGACATGCGAGTTTATCAAGAAGAACAATTTGGACCTATTATCCCTATAGTACCATTCTCTGATATTGAAGAACCTTTAGATGATATGGCAGAAAGTAACTATGGTCAACAAGTAAGCTTGTTTGGTAAAGATGTTTATGCACTTTCTCCATTAATAGATACTTTGGTTAACTTGGTTTGTCGTGTTAACTTAAATAGTTCTTGCCAAAGAGGACCAGATGTTTATCCATTTACGGGAAGAAAAGATTCTGCACAAGCAACCTTAAGTGTTCATGATGCATTACGTTCGTTCTCTATTAGAACTTTTGTTGCATTTAAAGACAACGAATTGAATACCGAAATTATTCAGAATTTATTGGAAGCCAAACTTTCTAATTTTGTGAGTACTGATTATATATTATAA
- a CDS encoding tetratricopeptide repeat protein — protein MKSLLLIATFIFTLSLSAQTPYEKGMNEAFALWEQQKNTEAVQLFERIASAETDNWLPPYYAGLIEIVSSFGLKDEALLNTKLTRAKEFLDNASEISENNPEIMITYALLNTAYIAFDGAKYGMTLSGENVAIYQKALAIAPSNPRVLLGKTEWDMGAAKFFGKSIAPYCEDVERAIVLFNKEEQTVPYYPYSGLERANEISANCKKETSPN, from the coding sequence ATGAAATCACTACTATTAATTGCCACATTTATTTTTACGCTAAGCTTAAGTGCACAAACACCATATGAGAAAGGTATGAATGAAGCTTTTGCTTTATGGGAGCAACAAAAAAACACGGAAGCTGTGCAACTATTCGAAAGAATAGCATCTGCTGAAACCGATAATTGGCTACCACCCTATTATGCCGGATTGATAGAAATAGTAAGCAGTTTTGGTTTAAAAGACGAAGCGTTATTAAATACAAAGCTGACAAGGGCGAAAGAATTTTTAGATAACGCCTCGGAAATATCAGAAAACAATCCTGAAATAATGATAACCTATGCGCTATTAAACACAGCCTACATTGCTTTTGATGGTGCAAAATACGGTATGACGTTGTCAGGCGAGAATGTAGCTATCTATCAAAAGGCACTAGCAATTGCACCAAGCAATCCAAGAGTACTATTAGGTAAGACTGAATGGGATATGGGCGCAGCTAAATTCTTCGGTAAATCTATAGCACCCTATTGTGAAGATGTTGAACGTGCCATAGTATTATTCAATAAAGAAGAACAAACGGTACCCTACTACCCATATTCCGGTTTAGAAAGAGCTAACGAGATCAGTGCTAATTGTAAAAAAGAAACCTCCCCTAATTAA